From the Chloroflexus aurantiacus J-10-fl genome, one window contains:
- a CDS encoding LON peptidase substrate-binding domain-containing protein, whose protein sequence is MEHLLPLFPLGSLLFPGGTMSLHIFEQRYRLMIGHCLAGEQRFGIVLLRRGHEVIEGRVVDVAPEPYDVGTVAIIQEYLKLEDGRYLLHVMGQQRFRILQIIDQSPYLVAKVQLLPEQTDNESIAAATELRNTYQRYWERIATITGTEIEVESLPLDPIKLGYILADRLQIDMAQKQRWLETDVTDRLRSLTMALRTEMAILPHGPQGLDPSSLLGGWNSLN, encoded by the coding sequence ATGGAACACCTTCTGCCATTATTTCCACTCGGTTCGCTCCTCTTCCCCGGCGGCACAATGAGTCTGCACATTTTTGAGCAACGTTATCGCCTGATGATTGGGCACTGTCTGGCCGGGGAACAACGGTTTGGGATTGTCCTGCTCCGCCGGGGACACGAGGTCATAGAAGGCCGGGTGGTTGATGTTGCCCCGGAGCCATACGATGTTGGCACCGTCGCCATCATTCAGGAGTATCTCAAGCTGGAAGATGGCCGTTACCTGTTGCACGTGATGGGTCAGCAGCGCTTTCGCATCCTTCAGATCATCGACCAATCACCGTATCTGGTGGCAAAAGTGCAGCTGCTTCCTGAACAGACCGATAACGAGAGTATCGCTGCGGCAACTGAACTGCGCAATACCTATCAGCGGTACTGGGAGCGCATTGCTACCATCACCGGAACCGAGATCGAGGTCGAGTCGTTGCCGCTCGACCCGATCAAGCTGGGGTACATTCTGGCCGACCGGTTGCAGATCGATATGGCCCAGAAACAACGCTGGCTGGAAACCGACGTCACCGACCGTTTACGCAGTCTGACCATGGCCCTGCGGACAGAAATGGCAATCTTGCCGCACGGCCCACAGGGTCTTGATCCGTCGAGCCTGTTGGGTGGTTGGAATAGTTTGAACTGA
- a CDS encoding polysaccharide deacetylase — protein sequence MPPLAGATITGNELGEWLFPAPIRQLLIETAREAVDHKARMQLRLEVAAPELTVLPWESVALSSGDQCWQPAIRDDYTLVRVSSRSIHPPPPRRVAGPLRVLIAVARGHDAVADALGEALIEPVRAGLLVVDRLREATADEIVAELAAEPRHILHLIGECEQPPRQAARMRLGRAVTAGELAEFLVGIDDLRLLTVAGSAVESCIGFASSLHHLDGRAVVALPNLSTLAQARWSTACYHALASGEPVDIAVTLGRAELATLQESWSAPQLYLAPGGEQLFRPGEPPIAPAPPEAVRAVRATTSVQRKPRFAPITTSVGAPTKRIQELARRVRLRPQIIALLIASLVLILLVSQVINLPGGSTPTPTSVVTPTPPLLLDPIRIPVPTLMPTPVP from the coding sequence ATGCCTCCGTTAGCCGGAGCGACCATCACCGGTAACGAGCTGGGTGAGTGGTTGTTTCCGGCACCAATCCGGCAATTACTGATCGAAACAGCCCGTGAAGCTGTTGACCACAAAGCACGGATGCAATTACGGCTAGAGGTAGCGGCACCTGAACTGACCGTCTTGCCCTGGGAAAGCGTTGCGCTCAGCAGTGGCGATCAGTGCTGGCAGCCCGCGATACGCGATGATTACACCCTGGTGCGCGTCAGTTCCCGTTCCATCCATCCGCCGCCACCACGCCGGGTCGCCGGGCCGTTGCGGGTCTTAATTGCGGTGGCCCGTGGTCACGATGCAGTGGCCGACGCTTTAGGTGAAGCCCTTATCGAACCGGTACGGGCCGGCCTGCTGGTGGTGGATCGTCTGCGTGAGGCAACGGCTGACGAGATTGTCGCTGAACTGGCAGCAGAGCCACGCCATATCTTGCATCTAATCGGTGAATGTGAGCAGCCGCCCCGGCAGGCCGCACGGATGCGTCTGGGGCGAGCAGTTACTGCCGGCGAGCTGGCTGAATTTCTGGTCGGTATTGATGATCTGCGTCTGTTGACGGTAGCGGGCAGCGCTGTTGAGAGTTGTATCGGCTTCGCCAGCAGCCTGCACCATCTCGATGGGCGGGCGGTCGTTGCTCTACCCAACCTAAGCACTCTTGCGCAGGCGCGTTGGAGTACGGCCTGTTATCACGCTCTGGCCAGCGGTGAACCGGTGGATATTGCGGTAACCCTGGGCAGAGCAGAGCTGGCCACCCTTCAGGAATCCTGGAGTGCACCGCAACTTTACCTGGCCCCCGGCGGTGAGCAACTCTTCCGTCCGGGTGAACCACCGATTGCGCCGGCACCGCCGGAAGCAGTGCGCGCGGTGCGCGCAACGACATCGGTTCAGCGCAAGCCACGATTTGCCCCGATTACAACCAGTGTCGGTGCCCCAACGAAGCGGATCCAAGAACTGGCGCGTCGAGTGCGTCTGCGCCCCCAGATCATTGCCCTGCTGATCGCCAGTCTGGTACTGATTCTACTGGTGAGTCAGGTGATCAATCTGCCGGGTGGCAGCACGCCGACCCCAACATCGGTTGTTACGCCGACACCCCCTCTGTTGCTCGATCCGATACGGATTCCGGTGCCGACGCTCATGCCAACGCCTGTGCCATAA
- the kynU gene encoding kynureninase, with translation MTVPLDRSYADQLDAADDLAGMQQAFVNLEPDMIYLDGNSLGRLPRAAVDLADDLVRRQWGERLIRGWNEGWFDLPERIGAKIARLIGAAPDEVIVADSTSVNLFKLVVAALRAQRGRMRIISDDLNFPSDLYILQGVVDLLGSGHEIALAYSADGIHGPVETILSLLDHNTALLTLSHVTFKSGFLYDMKALTAAAHAVGALTIWDLSHSVGAVPIDLNGSGVDLAVGCCYKYLNGGPGAPAFLYIRRDLQERLINPISGWMGQRDLFNFDLDYAPTAGLRRFLTGTPPIMSLALIEPGVDLILAAGIERLRAKSIAQTEYLIELWQQRLAPLGYTLNSPRDPARRGSHVSLGHPAGLGIDLALINELNVLPDFRAPDNIRLGITPLYTSFRDIYIAVERLAQAVIEQRYLKYQSNRPTVT, from the coding sequence ATGACCGTGCCCCTGGATCGCTCCTACGCAGACCAGCTTGATGCGGCTGATGATTTGGCCGGTATGCAGCAGGCGTTTGTTAATCTTGAACCGGATATGATCTACCTGGACGGCAACTCGCTGGGACGGTTGCCGCGTGCTGCGGTTGATCTGGCCGATGATCTGGTGCGCAGACAGTGGGGAGAGCGCCTGATTCGCGGGTGGAATGAGGGCTGGTTTGATCTGCCAGAGCGGATCGGGGCAAAAATCGCTCGTCTGATTGGTGCTGCGCCAGATGAGGTGATTGTCGCCGATAGTACATCGGTCAATTTGTTTAAGCTGGTTGTAGCTGCTCTGCGGGCGCAACGGGGTCGGATGCGGATCATCAGCGATGACCTCAACTTTCCCTCAGACCTCTACATCTTGCAGGGTGTCGTCGATCTGCTTGGATCGGGGCATGAAATTGCCCTGGCGTATTCAGCCGACGGCATTCACGGCCCGGTTGAGACGATACTGAGCCTGCTTGACCACAACACAGCCCTGCTGACCCTCTCCCACGTTACCTTCAAAAGTGGCTTTCTCTATGATATGAAAGCCCTGACTGCGGCAGCCCACGCGGTTGGTGCGTTGACGATATGGGATTTGAGTCACTCGGTTGGGGCGGTGCCGATTGATCTCAACGGGAGTGGCGTTGATCTCGCGGTTGGTTGTTGCTACAAATATTTGAACGGTGGCCCTGGCGCCCCAGCATTTTTGTATATTCGGCGCGATCTGCAGGAACGTCTGATCAACCCGATTAGCGGCTGGATGGGGCAGCGTGATCTGTTCAATTTTGACCTGGATTACGCGCCGACAGCCGGTCTGCGCCGCTTTCTTACCGGCACGCCACCCATCATGTCGCTGGCGCTGATTGAGCCGGGCGTCGATCTCATTCTGGCTGCCGGGATTGAACGCTTGCGGGCCAAATCGATTGCCCAAACCGAGTACCTGATTGAGTTGTGGCAGCAACGGTTGGCCCCGCTCGGTTACACGCTCAACTCACCCCGCGACCCGGCGCGTCGCGGTTCACACGTCTCACTCGGCCATCCTGCCGGTCTTGGCATTGATCTGGCCCTGATCAATGAGCTGAATGTGCTGCCCGATTTTCGGGCCCCCGATAACATCCGGCTCGGCATTACGCCGCTCTACACCAGTTTTCGCGACATCTACATCGCGGTTGAGCGTTTGGCTCAGGCGGTGATCGAACAGCGCTATCTGAAGTATCAGTCAAACCGACCGACAGTGACGTAA
- a CDS encoding DUF503 domain-containing protein → MIIGSCTIHLHIATAQSLKEKRQVLRSLIARIRNEFNVSVAEIDDQDRWQSARLGVAVVATDRVHAQRQLESVVHFIERQRPDCPLLTYEIEML, encoded by the coding sequence ATGATCATCGGTTCTTGCACAATCCATCTCCACATCGCCACTGCACAATCGCTGAAAGAGAAGCGCCAGGTTTTGCGCTCACTTATTGCCCGGATTCGCAACGAGTTCAACGTTTCGGTAGCTGAAATTGATGATCAAGATCGCTGGCAAAGCGCACGGCTCGGCGTGGCCGTGGTTGCCACCGACCGTGTGCACGCACAACGGCAGCTCGAATCGGTCGTCCATTTCATCGAACGGCAGCGCCCCGATTGTCCTCTGCTGACCTACGAGATCGAGATGCTATGA
- a CDS encoding phosphoribosylaminoimidazolesuccinocarboxamide synthase has protein sequence MELGYVLTEGKTKIVYAHPTDPDLAILYHKDGITAGDGARRSVIEGKGELAGQTTANVFRLLNRAGIATHFVDAPEPRLTVVRRCRMIPLEVVMRRLPAGSYLRRHPEAAGQRFDPPLVEFFLKDDARHDPQIAPQEIIAQGIATPAEVEQMTDTGRKVFVTLEAAWQQLDVTLVDLKIEFGRTAQGDLLVADVIDNDSWRIWPSGDPAQMLDKQVYRNAQVVDEALLADVRARYALVAELTGRWGAGS, from the coding sequence ATGGAACTCGGCTATGTTTTGACCGAAGGGAAGACCAAAATTGTGTACGCTCACCCGACCGATCCCGACCTGGCGATTCTCTATCACAAAGATGGGATTACTGCCGGTGATGGTGCCCGGCGGAGTGTGATTGAGGGAAAGGGGGAACTGGCCGGGCAGACGACAGCCAATGTCTTTCGGTTGCTCAACCGGGCCGGGATTGCCACCCACTTTGTTGATGCGCCTGAGCCGAGGTTAACAGTGGTGCGGCGCTGTAGGATGATCCCGCTCGAAGTCGTAATGCGGCGATTACCGGCTGGATCATACTTGCGACGCCATCCAGAAGCCGCCGGGCAACGCTTCGATCCGCCGCTGGTGGAATTTTTTCTCAAAGATGATGCCCGCCACGACCCCCAAATCGCTCCGCAAGAGATCATTGCCCAGGGGATCGCAACCCCTGCAGAAGTCGAGCAGATGACGGACACGGGGAGAAAGGTATTTGTGACCCTGGAAGCAGCGTGGCAACAACTTGACGTAACCCTGGTCGATCTGAAGATTGAATTTGGCCGTACTGCACAGGGCGATCTCCTGGTTGCCGATGTCATCGACAACGACTCGTGGCGAATCTGGCCATCCGGCGATCCGGCACAGATGCTTGACAAGCAGGTCTACCGCAATGCCCAGGTGGTTGATGAGGCACTGCTGGCCGATGTGCGGGCGCGGTATGCGTTGGTTGCCGAGCTGACGGGTCGGTGGGGAGCGGGTTCGTAG
- the purM gene encoding phosphoribosylformylglycinamidine cyclo-ligase, with protein MSQYSAAGVDIAAATRAKELMADAVRSTHGPAVLAGMGAFGGCFDAALALAGMQAPVLVSSTDGVGTKTLVAAALGRYDTVGQDLVNHAVNDILVQGARPLFFLDYIAVAKLDPAQVAAIVTGVAEGCRAAGCALIGGETAEMPDVYAPGAFDLAGTIVGVVERTAMLPRPDIVPGDAILALPSTGLHTNGYSLARRLVARHFATDGYAARPSILNGQTIGEALLAIHRCYLAEVNALRAAVLVKALCHITGGGIYDNLPRVLPAGLGAEIVRGSWPIPPICQLLVDIGGLDEREAFHALNMGLGMLVIVPADAAATALATIADACLVGRVTATPEVRLVDA; from the coding sequence ATGTCGCAATATAGTGCAGCCGGCGTGGATATTGCTGCGGCAACGCGGGCGAAAGAGTTGATGGCAGACGCGGTGCGGAGTACACACGGGCCGGCAGTGCTGGCCGGGATGGGAGCTTTTGGTGGATGTTTCGATGCGGCACTGGCGCTGGCCGGGATGCAGGCGCCCGTTCTGGTCAGCAGTACCGATGGGGTGGGTACCAAGACGCTGGTGGCCGCGGCGTTGGGGCGGTACGATACGGTTGGGCAAGACCTGGTCAATCACGCGGTGAACGATATTCTGGTGCAGGGGGCGCGGCCACTGTTCTTTCTCGACTATATCGCTGTCGCTAAACTCGATCCGGCACAGGTAGCTGCGATTGTGACCGGTGTGGCCGAGGGGTGTCGGGCGGCTGGTTGTGCCCTGATCGGTGGGGAAACGGCGGAAATGCCGGATGTGTACGCGCCGGGGGCGTTCGATCTGGCCGGGACGATTGTGGGGGTTGTAGAACGAACGGCGATGTTGCCGCGCCCTGATATTGTGCCCGGCGATGCGATCCTGGCCTTGCCCAGTACCGGCTTGCACACCAATGGCTATTCGCTTGCCCGTCGGCTGGTGGCGCGCCACTTTGCGACCGACGGCTATGCGGCCCGTCCGTCAATTCTCAACGGCCAGACCATTGGCGAAGCGTTGCTGGCGATCCATCGCTGTTACCTGGCAGAGGTGAATGCACTACGAGCCGCAGTGCTGGTGAAAGCGCTCTGTCACATTACCGGCGGCGGCATTTACGACAACCTTCCCCGCGTGCTGCCTGCCGGTCTGGGGGCCGAGATTGTACGGGGAAGCTGGCCAATTCCCCCGATCTGTCAGTTGCTGGTCGATATTGGTGGACTTGACGAGCGGGAAGCGTTTCATGCCCTGAATATGGGTCTGGGGATGCTGGTCATTGTTCCTGCCGATGCTGCGGCAACCGCGCTCGCTACCATTGCCGATGCCTGTCTGGTTGGACGAGTGACCGCAACGCCTGAAGTACGGCTGGTTGATGCCTGA
- the hisG gene encoding ATP phosphoribosyltransferase: protein MTLRFAIPSKGSGYEATVALLESCGLRVTRANPRQYTAVLRGLPDTEVLLHRPADIVLKVAEGAIDLGVTGYDLLHELRGDDDDDVLTIIDDLGFWRVELVFAVPQSWIDVTSWADLADLAVEFQSRGRRLRIATKYPNTVRRFCYAQGINVFELVESQGATEAAPSLGYADIIADITETGTAIRENQLKIVGGPLIRSQAILIGSRRALRGNRHRLELVRQLCELIEARRRGRLFYSLTANLPGASVEEVGRKVTARHELAGLQGPTIAPVWSKFSGDSGWYAVNVVVPQEELLPAIDYLRAIGASSVTTVQVQHVFRAESEAFARLCARLDEE from the coding sequence ATGACACTCCGTTTTGCTATTCCTTCCAAAGGTTCCGGGTACGAGGCAACCGTTGCGTTGCTGGAAAGTTGTGGGCTGCGGGTGACCCGCGCCAATCCGCGGCAGTATACTGCGGTGTTGCGTGGCTTGCCCGATACCGAGGTGTTGCTCCATCGTCCGGCTGATATTGTGCTTAAGGTGGCCGAGGGCGCCATCGATTTGGGGGTAACCGGCTACGATTTGCTCCACGAGCTACGCGGTGACGATGACGATGATGTGTTGACGATCATTGATGATCTCGGTTTCTGGCGGGTCGAGCTGGTCTTTGCCGTGCCCCAAAGCTGGATCGATGTTACATCGTGGGCCGATCTGGCCGATCTGGCGGTTGAGTTTCAGTCACGTGGGCGGCGCTTGCGGATCGCGACCAAATACCCCAACACAGTCCGGCGTTTCTGCTATGCGCAGGGAATTAATGTCTTCGAGCTGGTTGAGTCGCAGGGCGCGACCGAGGCGGCTCCCAGTTTGGGGTATGCCGACATCATTGCCGATATTACCGAAACCGGTACGGCAATCCGGGAAAATCAGTTGAAGATTGTCGGCGGGCCATTGATCCGTTCCCAGGCCATTTTGATCGGGTCGCGGCGGGCATTGCGTGGCAATCGTCATCGGCTGGAGCTGGTGCGGCAGCTCTGTGAGTTGATTGAGGCGCGGCGGCGGGGACGCCTGTTCTATTCGCTGACGGCCAATCTGCCTGGGGCTTCGGTGGAAGAGGTGGGGCGAAAAGTCACCGCACGCCACGAGCTGGCAGGCTTGCAGGGGCCAACTATCGCGCCGGTCTGGAGTAAGTTTTCCGGTGACAGTGGCTGGTATGCTGTCAATGTGGTGGTTCCGCAAGAGGAATTACTGCCGGCGATTGATTATTTGCGCGCTATCGGCGCGAGCAGTGTCACAACCGTGCAGGTACAACACGTCTTCCGGGCTGAAAGTGAGGCGTTTGCGCGCCTCTGCGCACGTCTTGACGAGGAGTAG
- the hisZ gene encoding ATP phosphoribosyltransferase regulatory subunit, giving the protein MGGAVSIDLVRGMRDVHPAEFAHGRYIQRILEQTMAGYGYQMIDTPVIEHRELYLRKLGEDLVGKVYEFSFGGRDLALRPEWTASVLRAYVASMQDQPLPLRLSYAGPVFRYERPQRYTYRQFTQVGGEIIGGLPPRADAEVIALACAGLQAVGVTEYTVRIGHIGLARELLSRFALPERTRGLLVWSLERLRAEGIAPVRERVLANLGTPPEGLELPAGLDDEQAARWLERVLTAMQIDLRTGTRSPAEVLQRLLRTLRRADEQPLVEAALEQLARLAAISGPPEHAIPMLADLPGSESAAFRELQAILNLLAAYHIPAERVVIDGALGRRGLHYYTGLIFEIYDREGNQLCGGGRYDDLVGALGGRQATPAVGFAYGLERVTAAATTGSGESPTTVLVAAVSDDDYPYALHVAERLRAGGYIVVLDVRGRSVKDNLRDATRRNYSAVVIVGAAERAGEYVIWRDLATRSERQIPIAMLGRHL; this is encoded by the coding sequence ATGGGAGGCGCTGTGAGTATTGATCTGGTACGCGGCATGCGTGATGTCCATCCTGCGGAATTCGCGCATGGCCGATACATACAACGTATTCTCGAACAGACGATGGCCGGTTACGGCTATCAGATGATTGATACGCCTGTCATCGAACATCGCGAACTCTACCTGCGTAAACTCGGTGAAGACCTGGTCGGTAAGGTCTACGAGTTTAGTTTTGGCGGTCGTGATCTGGCATTACGCCCGGAATGGACGGCGTCGGTATTACGGGCTTACGTGGCTAGCATGCAGGATCAGCCATTGCCGTTACGCCTGAGCTATGCCGGGCCGGTATTCCGCTATGAACGCCCCCAACGGTATACCTATCGCCAGTTTACCCAGGTCGGTGGTGAGATCATTGGTGGCCTACCGCCACGTGCCGACGCTGAAGTTATTGCGCTTGCCTGTGCCGGTTTGCAGGCCGTAGGTGTAACCGAATACACGGTTCGGATCGGGCATATTGGGCTGGCCCGCGAGTTGTTGAGTCGGTTTGCACTGCCGGAACGTACCCGTGGCCTGCTGGTCTGGAGTCTCGAACGGTTGCGAGCTGAGGGAATTGCCCCGGTGCGTGAACGGGTGTTGGCCAATCTCGGTACCCCTCCAGAGGGACTGGAACTTCCTGCCGGTCTGGATGATGAGCAGGCCGCACGCTGGCTTGAACGGGTGCTGACCGCGATGCAGATCGATCTACGCACGGGAACGCGCAGTCCGGCTGAAGTGCTTCAGCGCCTGCTCCGTACATTACGGCGCGCCGATGAACAGCCCCTGGTCGAAGCGGCACTTGAGCAATTAGCCCGGCTGGCTGCCATCAGTGGCCCACCTGAACACGCTATCCCCATGCTGGCCGATCTGCCCGGCAGCGAGTCGGCAGCGTTTCGCGAACTACAGGCAATTCTCAATCTCCTCGCCGCTTACCATATTCCGGCTGAGAGAGTTGTGATTGATGGTGCGCTGGGGCGCCGCGGGTTACACTACTATACGGGCTTGATCTTTGAGATTTACGACCGCGAGGGGAATCAGCTCTGTGGCGGTGGACGGTATGATGATCTGGTAGGCGCACTCGGTGGACGGCAGGCCACACCGGCGGTTGGTTTTGCCTATGGGCTTGAACGGGTAACCGCAGCCGCAACGACCGGCAGCGGCGAGTCACCGACAACAGTGCTGGTTGCGGCGGTGAGTGATGATGACTACCCCTATGCCTTGCATGTTGCCGAGCGGTTACGTGCCGGTGGTTATATTGTTGTACTGGATGTGCGTGGTCGCAGTGTTAAAGACAATCTCCGGGATGCGACACGACGCAATTACAGTGCGGTGGTGATTGTCGGTGCGGCAGAACGGGCAGGTGAGTATGTGATTTGGCGCGATCTGGCGACACGTAGCGAGCGTCAGATACCCATCGCGATGTTGGGGAGGCATCTGTGA
- a CDS encoding GlsB/YeaQ/YmgE family stress response membrane protein, producing the protein MTLQPGGIISWILVGLIAGWLAGKLTNNSRGLAGNLILGLIGAFVGGFLFGLLGIQGNAGFLGSIVVATIGSVILIWLSRFLVSKR; encoded by the coding sequence ATGACTCTACAACCCGGTGGAATCATCTCCTGGATTCTTGTAGGTTTGATTGCTGGTTGGTTAGCCGGAAAATTAACGAATAACTCACGCGGTCTGGCAGGCAATCTAATTCTTGGTCTGATTGGTGCTTTCGTTGGTGGTTTTCTCTTTGGGCTACTGGGTATCCAGGGAAATGCTGGTTTCCTGGGTAGTATCGTTGTGGCAACTATCGGTTCTGTGATCCTGATCTGGCTCAGTCGGTTTCTGGTTAGTAAGCGTTAG
- a CDS encoding creatininase family protein gives MRVGLTWGRAVELLPHQRQHILAHYPVCWLPWAMDTARADHLPIGSAGLIATAVVERAAQRVGGIVYPTLWHYDTVETGVFQRVMTAWLTMVADQGCQVAVVTGLAGTVAEDLALIEAAEMALCQHRLIALAVSPLELVDGTMHDRGALWETSLMLALRPDLVDLTRVVGEHEQAVRNVASSSLGQQSLMLAGERLAGAVRDLLEHRNTAALAALYQQRRERYRQ, from the coding sequence GTGAGGGTGGGTCTTACCTGGGGGCGTGCTGTTGAACTATTGCCTCATCAGCGCCAGCACATCCTCGCTCACTATCCGGTCTGCTGGTTACCGTGGGCCATGGATACAGCGCGAGCAGACCATCTCCCAATTGGCAGTGCCGGGCTGATTGCGACTGCGGTGGTTGAGCGGGCGGCACAACGTGTGGGGGGGATTGTCTATCCAACCCTATGGCACTACGATACTGTTGAGACGGGCGTCTTTCAGCGGGTGATGACGGCATGGCTGACGATGGTTGCCGATCAGGGCTGTCAGGTTGCGGTTGTCACCGGTTTGGCCGGTACCGTTGCTGAAGACCTGGCGCTGATTGAGGCGGCGGAAATGGCGCTGTGTCAGCATCGGTTAATCGCGCTGGCCGTCTCGCCGCTGGAGCTGGTTGACGGAACGATGCATGATCGGGGGGCGTTGTGGGAGACGTCGTTGATGCTGGCGCTGCGCCCCGATCTGGTAGACCTGACCCGCGTGGTTGGTGAGCACGAGCAGGCTGTACGCAATGTCGCCAGTTCATCACTGGGCCAACAGTCGCTGATGCTGGCAGGTGAGCGACTGGCCGGCGCAGTACGCGATCTCCTTGAGCATCGTAATACGGCAGCGCTGGCTGCCCTCTATCAGCAGCGCCGCGAGCGCTATAGACAATAA
- a CDS encoding PD-(D/E)XK nuclease family protein, which produces MLRRLGEMDERHAEIERKWAEQARRLDAVERKFDSTIGALGARWGLHSEETFRSALRGILTDFFNLEVVQVNEYDETGEVFGRPEQIELDLIIKNGTLLICEIKLSMSKADMYLFERKARWYERCHERQADQLMVISPMVDARARKVAERFNIIVYSFADDAGMALTETE; this is translated from the coding sequence ATGCTTCGCCGATTAGGTGAGATGGATGAACGGCACGCGGAAATTGAGCGTAAGTGGGCGGAGCAAGCCCGGCGATTGGACGCGGTTGAGCGAAAATTCGACTCGACGATTGGTGCTCTCGGTGCTCGTTGGGGGCTGCATTCAGAGGAGACGTTCCGTAGTGCGCTGCGCGGCATTCTCACCGATTTCTTCAATCTCGAAGTAGTTCAGGTGAACGAGTATGACGAGACGGGAGAGGTGTTCGGTCGCCCCGAGCAGATCGAACTTGATCTAATCATAAAAAATGGCACCCTACTCATCTGCGAGATCAAATTGTCAATGAGTAAGGCCGATATGTACCTGTTTGAGCGGAAGGCGCGCTGGTACGAACGCTGCCACGAGCGGCAAGCCGATCAGTTGATGGTGATTTCGCCGATGGTGGATGCGCGGGCCAGGAAGGTTGCCGAGCGCTTTAATATCATTGTGTACAGTTTTGCCGATGATGCCGGTATGGCTTTGACCGAGACGGAATGA
- a CDS encoding ATP-binding protein: protein MTDDIHPFPLLAMVGQTELKTALILGLINPQVGGILLSGPYGVGKTTAVRALIDLMPFVTREPPDADGKTIVERMRLIELPLNARLEDVVGGINERVALEQRIVRLEEGILARAHGNVLYVDEINLLDQAVVDAILDAAAQGRTFVRRGAMVRLFPSQFVLIGSMNPEEGALRPQILDRFGLRVWVAPVNDQRARLEIYRRARDFRNDPAGFRQAYAAQTAALAEEIMIAREILPHVTIPPELEEQALALVQQLRIPSHRAEIALLEGARARAAADFRNVVNAEDIRRIAPLALTWRHSDWFDRHTAGVQAEQTAINAALDALFPLAETGRRRSRRSTVRQIEEGDT, encoded by the coding sequence ATGACCGACGATATTCATCCGTTTCCACTGCTGGCGATGGTCGGTCAGACCGAGCTGAAAACGGCATTAATCCTTGGCCTCATCAATCCACAGGTAGGTGGCATCCTGCTCAGTGGGCCTTACGGCGTTGGCAAAACGACGGCAGTCCGTGCCCTGATCGACCTGATGCCATTCGTTACACGCGAACCCCCGGATGCCGATGGGAAGACGATAGTCGAGCGGATGCGGCTAATTGAACTCCCACTCAATGCCCGCCTCGAAGACGTGGTGGGAGGGATTAACGAGCGGGTGGCCCTCGAACAACGAATTGTCCGGCTGGAAGAGGGGATTCTGGCCCGCGCCCACGGCAACGTCTTGTACGTCGATGAGATCAATCTACTCGACCAGGCCGTTGTCGATGCCATCCTCGATGCTGCGGCGCAGGGACGGACATTCGTGCGGCGTGGTGCGATGGTGCGTCTCTTCCCCAGCCAGTTTGTGTTAATCGGCTCGATGAATCCGGAAGAGGGCGCACTGCGGCCCCAAATCCTCGACCGTTTTGGCTTGCGAGTATGGGTAGCGCCGGTAAACGATCAGCGTGCCCGGCTTGAAATCTACCGGCGGGCACGTGATTTTCGCAACGATCCGGCAGGATTCCGGCAGGCATACGCGGCTCAAACGGCTGCGCTGGCCGAAGAGATCATGATCGCTCGTGAGATACTTCCCCACGTCACAATTCCGCCTGAGCTGGAAGAGCAGGCACTGGCCCTGGTACAGCAGTTGCGCATCCCTTCCCATCGGGCCGAGATTGCGCTTCTCGAAGGCGCACGAGCACGGGCCGCCGCCGATTTTCGCAATGTCGTCAACGCAGAAGACATTCGGCGGATTGCACCGCTGGCACTGACGTGGCGGCACAGCGACTGGTTTGATCGGCATACTGCCGGTGTCCAGGCTGAACAAACGGCCATCAATGCTGCGTTAGACGCACTGTTCCCGCTCGCCGAAACCGGACGGCGGCGTAGCCGGCGCAGCACAGTGCGTCAGATTGAAGAAGGTGACACCTGA